The Priestia koreensis genomic interval TTGCCTGAATGTCAGCCTGTGACGTAGATGGGTCAATGTAGAGCTTCATTTCAACATCGTCTTCAATAGAAGAAGCAAAGTTATTTAAATTAAGTAGTAAAACAAGAAATACTCCTACAAGGAGTAACGTTACCGTTACGGCACTTGCAGATGCAAAGGTCATCCAGCTGTTACGACCTAAGCTTTTTCCACCTTCACGAAAATGGCGCCCTAATGTCCTAGCTTTCATAACCGTAATCACCTCTTACTTCATCGCGAACAATCTTTCCATTCTCTACAGCAATGACGCGTTTACGAATTGTATTTACAATTTCACGGTTATGTGTAGCCATTAAAATCGTTGTTCCCGTTTTATTAATTCGATCAAAAATGTCCATGATCTCCCATGATGTTTCTGGGTCTAGGTTTCCTGTCGGCTCATCGGCAATAACCACTTTTGGTTTGTTGACGATTGAACGAGCAATCGACACACGCTGCTGCTCCCCGCCCGATAACTCATCTGGAAGTGAACGAATTTTATGCTTCAATCCAACAAGATCAAGCACTTCTAACACACGCGCTTTGATTTTTTCAGGATGTTCTTCAATCGCTTCTAAAGCGAATGCTACATTTTCATAAACAGTAAGCTTTGGTAGCAATTTAAAATCCTGAAAGACAACGCCAATATTACGACGGAAAATCGGTACGCGACTACTCTTTAGCTTTGCCACGTTCACGCCATTTACATTGATCGTGCCTGTACTCGGCTTTTCTTCACGGTACATCATTTTGATGAACGTTGACTTACCGGCACCACTTGGTCCTACTATGTAAGCAAACTCACCTTGATGAATTTTAACGTTAATCCCATTAATCGCTTTTACACCATTTGGATACGTCTTATGTACATCCTTCATTTCAATCATATTTATCACCTTAACTAACGGTTTTTATTTTTCTTACCTCTCTTACTCTCGTAAACTCAATGTTCTTCCTCTTTAAAATGTCGAAAACTCCTGTTGTCGGGGCTCCCCCTTCGACATGCCCCCTCATTATAACATCTAAAAATTACATGATAAGCCCCAAAAATATTACAATTTCATTTCAAGTATACCAAAAGTATGAATTTATAGGTTTTTTTAACATTTTTACCTAGGTATTTCGATGTCATTTTACCGAGTAATTTGATTTCTTTACTTTTAACTTTTCGACAAAAAAAGACAAGGGGTCTGTCCCCCTTGCCGTTTTATTTTTTCTTTGATAGCCATTCTGCTACTTTATCAGCATCTTCGCCTTCAATCACGTTTTGAGGCATGGCTCCTTTTCCGTTTGCAATAATGTCACGAATTTCATCCTTTGAGTACTTGCTGCCGATTTTTTGAAGACTCGGTCCGCCTGCACCTTCTAAATTACCACCGTGACACGTTGAACAATTTTGCTTGGCAATCGTCTCAGCGCTCTGCGTCGACTCGCCGCCTTTATCATCACTTCCGCCGCCACATGCTGCTAGCGCAAGCGACGTTCCTAAAAACAATACCGCTATTCTTTTTTTCATCGGTTCTCCTCCCTTGATGATTGGAAAATTATTCTCTCATTATATCCTAGTTACGCCTGTTTGAAACCCTCTCCCAATACATCGGAGGCATCTGTAATAATGACAAAGGCTGTTGGATCAATTGCTTTGATCATTTGTTTCAATTTTGTGAATTCGGTTTGATCAATTACGACCATTAATACAGGGCGCTCGGTATCAGTATAGCCACCCATTGCTGATAATCTCGTGACACCACGATCAATTTCATGCAGCACCGCTTTTCGTACATCTTCTTCCTTTTGTGTAATGATAAGCGCCATTTTGGAACGTCTTACCCCAACTTGGACGAGATCAATCGTTTTACTCGTTACATAAAGACCAATTAGCGCGTACAGTCCTCGCTCTAGGTCAAAAACAATCGCCGCCGTTAACACGATAACACCGTCAATAAGCGCTACGCACAGTCCAAGAGAAAGCCCTGTGAATTTATGAATGATTTGAGCCGCAAGATCCGTCCCACCCGTTGACGCTTTTCCTCGAAACACAATTCCAAGACCAAGTCCTACTCCGACTCCCCCAAATAACGCTCCTAGCAGCGGATCATGTGTGGCTGGTTCCATGTGTTTTGTGACGTATACAACAAATGGTAAAAACATCGTTCCAATTAGCGTTTTCGCTCCAAACTGTCTTCCTAAAAAGATAACGCCCGCAATAAACAGCGGAATATTTAATGCCCACTGCACATAAGCAGGCTCCCAACCTAACGTAGCGTCTATAATCGTACTAATCCCACTTACCCCACCAGATGCTACTCGGTTAGGCAGCAAAAAACAGATTAAATGCGATCGCGACAAGCGCTGACCCCACCAGTATGTACAAAATTTCAAACAGTTGCTCCATTCTTGTTGAGTAAAGTCTTTCTCCCTTTTTCTTCACGTACGTGCTCCTCCATCCAATTACTTCATTAATTCTGTAGCGTAAGAAAGAACCCTAAAAAGTAACGAAGCCCACGCATCGTAACGATGCATGGGCTTCTACAAAAAGGGTCGATCTACACGTCCCGTTTTGTTCTTATAGCTGTGAACGTAGGTAAGCATCAATAAACGGATCAAGTTCTCCGTCCATTACGCTGTTTACATTCCCGATCTCTGTGTTTGTACGGTGGTCTTTTACTAAAGAATATGGGTGGAATACGTATGAACGAATTTGGCTTCCCCAACCGATTTCTTTTTGCTCACCGCGGATTTCCGCAAGCTCATTTTGTTGCTTTTCAATTTCTAATTGATAGAGCTTCGCTTTTAACATTTTCATTGCTTGCTCACGGTTTTTAATCTGTGAACGTTCTGATTGACACGTTACAACCGTATTGGTGGGTACATGCGTAATACGAACCGCTGAATCGGTTGTATTGATATGCTGACCGCCGGCACCGCTCGCACGGTACGTATCAATTTTAAGATCTTCTGTACGGATATCGATTTCGATGTCATCGTTTAGCTCTGGCATCACTTCACATGAAACGAAGGACGTATGACGGCGCCCTGATGAATCAAACGGTGAAATACGCACAAGACGGTGTACGCCTTTTTCAGCTTTTAAGTAGCCGTACGCATTGTGACCTTTAATAAGAAGCGTAACGCTCTTAATTCCAGCCTCATCACCAGGTAGGTAATCCATCGTTTCCACTTTGAAGCCTTTTTTCTCTGCCCATCTCGTATACATACGAAGAAGCATTGAACCCCAGTCCTGTGACTCCGTTCCACCAGCACCTGGGTGAAGCTCTAAGATGGCATTGTTTTTATCATGAGGTGCACTTAGTAAAAGCTGAAGCTCAAAGTCATTTACCCCAGCAGAAAGCTCTTTAATTTCTGTTTCAAGCTCTGCCGCAAGCTCTTCATCATACTCTTCTTTTACAAGCTCGTAGGATACTTGAAGGTTTTCATGTGAGTCACTTAAGTTTGTAAACTCATTAACCTGATCTTTTAACGCATTCGCTTCATTAATAACCACTTGTGCGGCCTGCTGATCGTTCCAGAATTCTGGATCAGACATGCGCTCATCTAGTTCTGTAATACGGGCTTTCTTGTTATCGAGGTCAAAGAGACCCCCTAAAGTCCGCTAATCTCTTAGCTGTTTTCTCAAGCTCTTGTCTAATTTCTACTAAATCCATATTCGACACCTCTGTTATTATTTTCATTGTTTGTCTGAGAGCAACCACACGAAATCGCCCACTCAGAATCTCCATATCTACAGGATATCCATGAAGGGGCGATTTCACCAGTGCTTTCATTTATTTCATCCTAAAAAGGATTCATAATTTAACTTATGCCTGCTCTTTTCCACAGCAGTTTTTGTATTTCTTGCCGCTTCCACAAATACACGGATCGTTACGACCTACGTCTAAATGCTTTACTTTTGGCTTTTTCTTCGCAGGAGCACTGTCATCTGAATTGTGAACAGCCGCCTGACCTTTTGCTACCTCTTGGCGCTCAAGGTTTTGACGAATTTCAGCCTTCATAATGTATTTTGATACCTCTTCTTCAATGGCTGCGACCATGTTCTCAAACATCGCAAATCCTTCAAATTGGTATTCACGAAGTGGATCTGTTTGGCCGTAAGCGCGAAGGTGGATACCTTGACGAAGCTGATCCATCGCATCGATGTGATCCATCCATTTTGAATCGACAGAGCGAAGCACCACAACTTTCTCAAATTCACGCATTTCTTCATCAGGAAGAAGCGCTTCTTTTTCGTCGTAGCGTTCTTTCACTTTCGCAAAGATGAGCTCGATCATCTCCTGTGGATCTTGACCACGAAGCTGTTCTTCCGTTACGTCGCCTTCTTCTAACAGATTACCATGTAGATAATCAATTACGGCTTTTAAGTTCCAGTCTTCATCAAGCTCTTCACGCGGTGTGTTCACTTCGACCACACGACGAATCGTTGCAAGAATCATTTGCTCGACGATTTCACGCAGATTATCTGAGTCTAATACATCAAAGCGCTGTTTGTAAATAACCTCACGTTGCTGACGAAGAACATCGTCATATTGAAGAAGCTGTTTACGTGCATCAAAGTTATTCCCCTCAACGCGTTTTTGCGCAGATTCAACCGCACGTGTCACGATTTTACTTTGAATTGGCTGTGTATCATCCATGCCAAGACGCTCCATCATGGCACGCATGTTATCAGAACCAAAGCGGCGCATTAATTCATCTTCCATTGAAAGATAGAATTGTGATACCCCTGGGTCCCCTTGACGTCCAGAACGACCGCGAAGCTGGTTATCAATACGACGACTCTCATGACGTTCTGTACCGATTACTGCAAGACCGCCTAATTCTTTTACACCTTCACCAAGCTTGATATCCGTACCACGACCGGCCATGTTAGTCGCGATCGTAACCGCCCCAATTTGACCAGCATTTTCAATGATTTCCGCCTCACGCTCATGCTGCTTCGCATTTAACACGTGATGTGGAATACGCTTGCGTTTTAGAATATTCGATAATAGCTCAGATGTTTCAATCGCAACCGTACCAACAAGAACAGGCTGTCCTTTTGCATAGCGCTCTGCGATGTCTTCAGCTACGGCAAGGAATTTCCCTTCCATCGACTTGTAAATCAAGTCTGCACGGTCATCACGGGCGATATCACGGTTCGTTGGGATCACGATAACGTGCATGTTGTAAATGTTACGGAACTCTTCTTCCTCCGTTTTCGCTGTCCCTGTCATACCAGAAAGCTTTTCATACATACGGAAGTAGTTCTGGAACGTAATCGTCGCAAGCGTCATGCTTTCGTTTTCAATTTCCACGCCTTCTTTTGCCTCAATCGCTTGATGCAACCCGTCGCTAAAACGACGACCTTTCATTAGACGACCTGTAAATTGGTCAACGATCACAACTTTCCCGTCATCAACTACGTAATCAATGTCATTATGCATCGTCACATGCGCTTTTAGGGCTTGGTTAATATGATGGTTTAACCCAACATGTGCGATATCAAATAAGTTGTCAATTCCAAAAGCGCGTTCTGCTTTTGACATTCCGTCTTCTGTTAACTGAACGCTTTTCGTTTTCACGTCAAACGTGTAGTCATCCTCTTGTTTTAACGTACGAACGAACGCATTCGCCTGAATGTAAAGCGCCGCTGATTTTTGAGCAGAACCCGAAATGATAAGCGGTGTACGCGCCTCATCAATTAAGATGGAGTCAACTTCATCAATTACAGCAAAGTGAAGTGGACGCTGTACCATTTGCTCTTTGTACAGAACCATGTTGTCACGTAGGTAATCAAACCCAAGCTCGTTGTTTGTGCTATACGTAATATCTGCATAATACGCTTCTTGCTTTTCTTCACGAGACAGGCTGTTTAAGTTCAAGCCTACCGTTAAGCCTAAAAATTCATATAAACGTCCCATCTCACCAGCATCACGGCTTGCAAGGTATTCATTGACCGTTACAACGTGAACGCCTTTTCCTGTGATTGCATTTAAGTAAACGGGCATCGTTGCCGTTAACGTTTTACCTTCACCGGTTTTCATTTCAGAGATATTTCCTTCGTGTAAAGAAATCCCCCCCATAAGCTGAACCTTGTATGGGAAAAGACCTAATACACGCTTGGCTGCTTCACGAACAACCGCAAATGCTTCAACAAGCATCGAGTCGAGCGATTCACCGTTTTGATAACGCTGCTGAAAGTCAGCTGTTTTTTCACGAATTTGATCATCACTAAGCGCAGCCATTTGTGAGCTTAACGCATCGATTTGGTCCGCTCTTTTCGCTAAACGATTAACATGGCGCTGGTTGCCATCGATAACTTTCTTAAAAATTCCAAGCATCTTAAAACGCTCCTCTTTAATTCAAAGAATTTATTTATAAGACTATAGTTAATGGTTTCAAAGTTTGGGTAATACTATAAGTGAATTCGTCTGTCTTCATCGCCTGTTTTTACGATGATCATCCTCTCTTTTGTCTCAACGTATAGGGAAGATCGTTGGATCATTTTTTATGAACGAACCTATCTCAACTACCGATCATTTCCTTAGGACTAGAGGCATATTTCCTGCACTTATTTTTCTTCTAGCTCGATACATATTATTGTAATACATTTTGAACTAGAATAACATGATATTCATACCTTCTATATTATAACAACTCAGCACTTTATACAATTTTCCCCCATTTTATTTGTCAGAAAAGGCAAAAAGCGTAGCCAAATTGGCTACGCTTCCTACCGTGCATTTTTATATTCAGTTAGTTAGGTTCAATTAAACCGTAGCGACCATCTTTACGACGATACACAACGTTCGTTGAATTTGTCTCTGCATTCGTAAATACAAAGAAGCTATGACCAAGCATATTCATTTGTAAAATGGCTTCTTCACTGTCCATTGGCTTCAGGTCGAATCGCTTGTTACGAACTAATTCAAGATCGTCCTCGTCCTCTTGGACTGCCACTGCCGTCGCTTCGCCTTCTAAGTTTGCAAATACGTGCTTAGCGCCGCCTTTTTCGCGAACGCGGCGATTTAGTTTTGTTTTATGCTTACGAATTTGTCTCTCTAATTTATCTACGACCAAATCGATGGCTGCATATAAATCGGTATTTGTTTCTTCGGCACGTAACACTAAATCACTCATTGGAATTGTTACTTCAATTTTTTGGTCGTTGTTATAGACTTTCAAATTGACATATACTTCAGATTTTGGAGTGTCGTTAAA includes:
- the ftsE gene encoding cell division ATP-binding protein FtsE, which gives rise to MIEMKDVHKTYPNGVKAINGINVKIHQGEFAYIVGPSGAGKSTFIKMMYREEKPSTGTINVNGVNVAKLKSSRVPIFRRNIGVVFQDFKLLPKLTVYENVAFALEAIEEHPEKIKARVLEVLDLVGLKHKIRSLPDELSGGEQQRVSIARSIVNKPKVVIADEPTGNLDPETSWEIMDIFDRINKTGTTILMATHNREIVNTIRKRVIAVENGKIVRDEVRGDYGYES
- the cccB gene encoding cytochrome c551; its protein translation is MKKRIAVLFLGTSLALAACGGGSDDKGGESTQSAETIAKQNCSTCHGGNLEGAGGPSLQKIGSKYSKDEIRDIIANGKGAMPQNVIEGEDADKVAEWLSKKK
- the prfB gene encoding peptide chain release factor 2 (programmed frameshift); the protein is MDLVEIRQELEKTAKRLADFRGLFDLDNKKARITELDERMSDPEFWNDQQAAQVVINEANALKDQVNEFTNLSDSHENLQVSYELVKEEYDEELAAELETEIKELSAGVNDFELQLLLSAPHDKNNAILELHPGAGGTESQDWGSMLLRMYTRWAEKKGFKVETMDYLPGDEAGIKSVTLLIKGHNAYGYLKAEKGVHRLVRISPFDSSGRRHTSFVSCEVMPELNDDIEIDIRTEDLKIDTYRASGAGGQHINTTDSAVRITHVPTNTVVTCQSERSQIKNREQAMKMLKAKLYQLEIEKQQNELAEIRGEQKEIGWGSQIRSYVFHPYSLVKDHRTNTEIGNVNSVMDGELDPFIDAYLRSQL
- the secA gene encoding preprotein translocase subunit SecA → MLGIFKKVIDGNQRHVNRLAKRADQIDALSSQMAALSDDQIREKTADFQQRYQNGESLDSMLVEAFAVVREAAKRVLGLFPYKVQLMGGISLHEGNISEMKTGEGKTLTATMPVYLNAITGKGVHVVTVNEYLASRDAGEMGRLYEFLGLTVGLNLNSLSREEKQEAYYADITYSTNNELGFDYLRDNMVLYKEQMVQRPLHFAVIDEVDSILIDEARTPLIISGSAQKSAALYIQANAFVRTLKQEDDYTFDVKTKSVQLTEDGMSKAERAFGIDNLFDIAHVGLNHHINQALKAHVTMHNDIDYVVDDGKVVIVDQFTGRLMKGRRFSDGLHQAIEAKEGVEIENESMTLATITFQNYFRMYEKLSGMTGTAKTEEEEFRNIYNMHVIVIPTNRDIARDDRADLIYKSMEGKFLAVAEDIAERYAKGQPVLVGTVAIETSELLSNILKRKRIPHHVLNAKQHEREAEIIENAGQIGAVTIATNMAGRGTDIKLGEGVKELGGLAVIGTERHESRRIDNQLRGRSGRQGDPGVSQFYLSMEDELMRRFGSDNMRAMMERLGMDDTQPIQSKIVTRAVESAQKRVEGNNFDARKQLLQYDDVLRQQREVIYKQRFDVLDSDNLREIVEQMILATIRRVVEVNTPREELDEDWNLKAVIDYLHGNLLEEGDVTEEQLRGQDPQEMIELIFAKVKERYDEKEALLPDEEMREFEKVVVLRSVDSKWMDHIDAMDQLRQGIHLRAYGQTDPLREYQFEGFAMFENMVAAIEEEVSKYIMKAEIRQNLERQEVAKGQAAVHNSDDSAPAKKKPKVKHLDVGRNDPCICGSGKKYKNCCGKEQA
- the hpf gene encoding ribosome hibernation-promoting factor, HPF/YfiA family → MLYNIRGENIEVTPAIKDYVEKKISKLERYFNDTPKSEVYVNLKVYNNDQKIEVTIPMSDLVLRAEETNTDLYAAIDLVVDKLERQIRKHKTKLNRRVREKGGAKHVFANLEGEATAVAVQEDEDDLELVRNKRFDLKPMDSEEAILQMNMLGHSFFVFTNAETNSTNVVYRRKDGRYGLIEPN